From Ananas comosus cultivar F153 linkage group 8, ASM154086v1, whole genome shotgun sequence, one genomic window encodes:
- the LOC109714108 gene encoding CO(2)-response secreted protease-like isoform X1 gives MRGFHIHTDFLRVSVLFCFLLFLGEASTGDDQEREVYVVYMGGVPDDTSGDSLRESHIRLLRSVLTRGLNIEKTIIRSYKNGFSGFAAKLTKDEAQALRRKAGVVSVFADPIYQPHTTRSWDFLQQTAVVVDSSPNSDGTTPSPAPPAYDPIIGLLDTGIWPESESFNDEGFEPIPSRWKGVCMEGSEFNASNCNRKLIGARYYDTDEAALTKPTTSPRDELGHGTHTSSTAAGAHIPSASFYGLAPGSARGGAPSARIAMYRVCSFFGCAGSAILAGFDDAVADGVDLLSISLGASAFNLPDFSEDPIAIGAFHAVARGITVACSAGNDGPGAESVVNAAPWILTVAATTIDRDFESDIVLGGNRSAVKGEAINFSSLDKSPTYPLIYGASAKSNSSSEDSSASHCEPGTLDGNKIKGKIVLCNHSQSDTPKMAKIDTLNSTGAVGAILVNDLEQHVATTYVSFPATEISSQAAEDVLAYINSTKNPVATILPTITVTKYKPAPAVAYFSSRGPSSQTSNILKPDIAAPGVNILASWIPTSEVPVGQKPSQFNLVSGTSMACPHVAGVAATIKAWNPTWTPAAIRSAIMTSATQVNNDKDPLKTDSGSEATPYDYGAGEVNPNSALQPGLVYELGPSDYIQFLCHYGYDSSTIRRITAIPDGFECPKNASKDLISDLNYPSIAISNLSYKESRTVKRSATNVGSEEESTYSVSINSPQGLDVKVIPDKLQFGKSSKMLSFQVTFSAQSSSAKGDLFGSIIWSDGTHRVRSPFVVRVAS, from the exons ATGAGGGGTTTTCATATTCATACAGATTTTCTTAGGGTGTCCGTTTTATTCTGCTTCCTCTTATTTCTCGGAGAGGCTAGTACCGGAGATGATCAGGAGAGAGAAGTTTATGTAGTGTACATGGGAGGTGTTCCAGATGATACATCTGGGGACAGCTTGAGGGAGAGTCACATTCGGCTTCTTCGTTCAGTTTTGACAAG GGGGCTGAATATTGAGAAGACAATAATCCGAAGCTACAAAAATGGATTCTCCGGGTTTGCCGCGAAATTGACAAAGGACGAGGCCCAGGCCCTCAGGAGAAAGGCCGGCGTTGTGTCGGTGTTTGCCGACCCGATTTACCAGCCTCACACTACACGTTCGTGGGATTTTTTGCAGCAGACGGCAGTGGTGGTCGACTCGAGTCCAAATTCAGACGGCACAACCCCATCACCAGCACCTCCTGCGTACGACCCCATCATCGGTCTTCTTGACACAG GCATATGGCCGGAATCGGAGAGCTTCAATGATGAAGGGTTTGAACCAATTCCTAGTCGATGGAAGGGAGTTTGCATGGAAGGCAGTGAGTTCAATGCGTCCAACTGCAACAG GAAGCTGATCGGCGCCAGATACTACGATACCGACGAGGCGGCGCTGACGAAGCCGACCACGTCCCCCCGCGACGAACTCGGCCACGGCACCCACACTTCCTCCACGGCCGCGGGCGCCCACATCCCCTCCGCTTCCTTCTACGGCCTCGCCCCGGGCTCCGCCCGGGGGGGCGCCCCGTCCGCGCGCATCGCCATGTACCGCGTCTGCTCATTTTTCGGGTGCGCCGGCTCCGCCATCCTCGCCGGCTTCGACGATGCAGTAGCCGACGGCGTCGACCTCCTCTCCATTTCCCTCGGCGCGTCTGCGTTCAACCTCCCCGATTTCTCCGAGGACCCCATCGCCATCGGCGCTTTTCATGCTGTGGCGAGAGGGATCACCGTCGCGTGCTCCGCCGGGAACGACGGGCCCGGGGCCGAGTCGGTGGTGAACGCCGCACCGTGGATCCTCACCGTCGCAGCCACCACCATTGATAGGGACTTCGAGTCGGATATTGTGCTGGGCGGGAACCGGAGCGCGGTCAAG gGTGAAGCTATAAACTTCTCTAGTTTGGACAAGTCCCCAACTTATCCACTAATCTATGGTGCATCGGCAAAGTCCAATTCAAGTTCGGAGGATTCATCTGCAAG TCATTGCGAGCCGGGCACATTAGATGGAAACAAGATTAAAGGGAAGATAGTACTATGCAATCACTCGCAAAGTGACACACCAAAGATGGCGAAGATAGACACGTTAAATAGCACAGGAGCAGTCGGAGCAATCTTAGTGAATGATTTAGAACAACATGTCGCGACTACTTACGTTAGCTTTCCTGCGACAGAGATCTCCTCGCAGGCTGCTGAGGATGTTCTTGCCTACATAAACTCAACAAA GAACCCGGTAGCGACGATCTTACCGACAATAACCGTGACGAAGTATAAGCCAGCACCTGCTGTGGCATATTTCTCTTCTAGGGGTCCTTCATCTCAGACGAGCAACATCCTTAAA CCAGATATAGCTGCTCCTGGAGTGAACATTCTGGCATCATGGATCCCAACATCTGAAGTCCCAGTAGGCCAGAAGCCTTCGCAGTTTAATCTAGTCTCTGGCACTTCCATGGCCTGCCCTCATGTTGCCGGAGTCGCTGCGACCATAAAAGCTTGGAACCCTACATGGACTCCTGCTGCTATCCGGTCGGCCATCATGACCTCAG CAACGCAGGTAAACAACGATAAGGACCCATTAAAAACTGATTCAGGATCAGAAGCAACTCCTTATGACTACGGTGCGGGAGAAGTAAATCCGAACAGCGCGCTTCAACCGGGCCTAGTGTATGAACTGGGGCCCAGCGACTACATACAGTTCCTCTGCCACTATGGATACGACTCATCCACGATTCGTCGCATAACAGCCATTCCAGATGGATTCGAGTGCCCAAAGAATGCGAGCAAAGACTTGATCTCTGACCTTAATTACCCCTCCATTGCCATCTCTAATCTCAGCTACAAGGAGAGCAGGACGGTGAAACGATCGGCTACAAATGTTGGATCAGAAGAAGAATCTACGTACTCGGTGAGCATTAACTCTCCTCAAGGGTTGGATGTGAAGGTGATACCGGATAAGCTTCAGTTCGGAAAGAGCAGCAAGATGCTGAGTTTCCAAGTGACCTTCTCTGCTCAGAGCTCTTCGGCGAAGGGCGATCTCTTCGGGTCGATTATCTGGTCGGATGGGACTCACAGAGTTCGAAGCCCGTTCGTAGTGAGAGTCGCTTCATAA
- the LOC109714109 gene encoding SKP1-like protein 14 yields MARNGGDERRREEASTSASTVLHERVPAPASVEGLGPTVVDFMNKRSMLAEDGDTEALATLERNFVTAADPDTLLALIRAANLFGTGNLMDVIAQRLINLMKEKKDDEIRQMFHIENDLILGEKSLLQLAHVPEMETYRADLHDP; encoded by the exons ATGGCAAGAAACGGGGGAGATGAGAGGAGGCGAGAGGAGGCCTCGACGAGCGCGAGCACCGTCCTGCACGAGCGGGTGCCGGCGCCGGCGTCGGTGGAGGGATTGGGGCCGACGGTGGTCGACTTCATGAATAAGCGCAGTATGCTGGCCGAGGACGGCGACACGGAGGCTCTCGCCACCCTGGAGCGCAACTTCGTCACGGCCGCCGATCCTGACACCCTCCTCGCCCTCATCAGG GCTGCGAACTTATTTGGGACTGGGAACCTCATGGACGTCATCGCCCAGAGGTTGATCAATCtgatgaaggagaagaaggatgACGAGATCCGGCAGATGTTCCATATCGAGAATGACTTGATTCTCGGTGAGAAGAGTCTGCTTCAGCTTGCTCACGTACCAGAGATGGAAACATACAGGGCGGACTTGCATGATCCATGA
- the LOC109714108 gene encoding CO(2)-response secreted protease-like isoform X2: MRGFHIHTDFLRVSVLFCFLLFLGEASTGDDQEREVYVVYMGGVPDDTSGDSLRESHIRLLRSVLTRGLNIEKTIIRSYKNGFSGFAAKLTKDEAQALRRKAGVVSVFADPIYQPHTTRSWDFLQQTAVVVDSSPNSDGTTPSPAPPAYDPIIGLLDTGIWPESESFNDEGFEPIPSRWKGVCMEGSEFNASNCNRKLIGARYYDTDEAALTKPTTSPRDELGHGTHTSSTAAGAHIPSASFYGLAPGSARGGAPSARIAMYRVCSFFGCAGSAILAGFDDAVADGVDLLSISLGASAFNLPDFSEDPIAIGAFHAVARGITVACSAGNDGPGAESVVNAAPWILTVAATTIDRDFESDIVLGGNRSAVKGEAINFSSLDKSPTYPLIYGASAKSNSSSEDSSASHCEPGTLDGNKIKGKIVLCNHSQSDTPKMAKIDTLNSTGAVGAILVNDLEQHVATTYVSFPATEISSQAAEDVLAYINSTKNPVATILPTITVTKYKPAPAVAYFSSRGPSSQTSNILKPDIAAPGVNILASWIPTSEVPVGQKPSQFNLVSGTSMACPHVAGVAATIKAWNPTWTPAAIRSAIMTSVLSTRRSTDVQLFSPGNRPRELKRGERKPEGVEK, from the exons ATGAGGGGTTTTCATATTCATACAGATTTTCTTAGGGTGTCCGTTTTATTCTGCTTCCTCTTATTTCTCGGAGAGGCTAGTACCGGAGATGATCAGGAGAGAGAAGTTTATGTAGTGTACATGGGAGGTGTTCCAGATGATACATCTGGGGACAGCTTGAGGGAGAGTCACATTCGGCTTCTTCGTTCAGTTTTGACAAG GGGGCTGAATATTGAGAAGACAATAATCCGAAGCTACAAAAATGGATTCTCCGGGTTTGCCGCGAAATTGACAAAGGACGAGGCCCAGGCCCTCAGGAGAAAGGCCGGCGTTGTGTCGGTGTTTGCCGACCCGATTTACCAGCCTCACACTACACGTTCGTGGGATTTTTTGCAGCAGACGGCAGTGGTGGTCGACTCGAGTCCAAATTCAGACGGCACAACCCCATCACCAGCACCTCCTGCGTACGACCCCATCATCGGTCTTCTTGACACAG GCATATGGCCGGAATCGGAGAGCTTCAATGATGAAGGGTTTGAACCAATTCCTAGTCGATGGAAGGGAGTTTGCATGGAAGGCAGTGAGTTCAATGCGTCCAACTGCAACAG GAAGCTGATCGGCGCCAGATACTACGATACCGACGAGGCGGCGCTGACGAAGCCGACCACGTCCCCCCGCGACGAACTCGGCCACGGCACCCACACTTCCTCCACGGCCGCGGGCGCCCACATCCCCTCCGCTTCCTTCTACGGCCTCGCCCCGGGCTCCGCCCGGGGGGGCGCCCCGTCCGCGCGCATCGCCATGTACCGCGTCTGCTCATTTTTCGGGTGCGCCGGCTCCGCCATCCTCGCCGGCTTCGACGATGCAGTAGCCGACGGCGTCGACCTCCTCTCCATTTCCCTCGGCGCGTCTGCGTTCAACCTCCCCGATTTCTCCGAGGACCCCATCGCCATCGGCGCTTTTCATGCTGTGGCGAGAGGGATCACCGTCGCGTGCTCCGCCGGGAACGACGGGCCCGGGGCCGAGTCGGTGGTGAACGCCGCACCGTGGATCCTCACCGTCGCAGCCACCACCATTGATAGGGACTTCGAGTCGGATATTGTGCTGGGCGGGAACCGGAGCGCGGTCAAG gGTGAAGCTATAAACTTCTCTAGTTTGGACAAGTCCCCAACTTATCCACTAATCTATGGTGCATCGGCAAAGTCCAATTCAAGTTCGGAGGATTCATCTGCAAG TCATTGCGAGCCGGGCACATTAGATGGAAACAAGATTAAAGGGAAGATAGTACTATGCAATCACTCGCAAAGTGACACACCAAAGATGGCGAAGATAGACACGTTAAATAGCACAGGAGCAGTCGGAGCAATCTTAGTGAATGATTTAGAACAACATGTCGCGACTACTTACGTTAGCTTTCCTGCGACAGAGATCTCCTCGCAGGCTGCTGAGGATGTTCTTGCCTACATAAACTCAACAAA GAACCCGGTAGCGACGATCTTACCGACAATAACCGTGACGAAGTATAAGCCAGCACCTGCTGTGGCATATTTCTCTTCTAGGGGTCCTTCATCTCAGACGAGCAACATCCTTAAA CCAGATATAGCTGCTCCTGGAGTGAACATTCTGGCATCATGGATCCCAACATCTGAAGTCCCAGTAGGCCAGAAGCCTTCGCAGTTTAATCTAGTCTCTGGCACTTCCATGGCCTGCCCTCATGTTGCCGGAGTCGCTGCGACCATAAAAGCTTGGAACCCTACATGGACTCCTGCTGCTATCCGGTCGGCCATCATGACCTCAG TACTAAGTACAAGGCGGTCAACTGATGTCCAGTTATTCAGTCCAGGGAACAGACCAAGAGAGCtaaaaagaggagaaagaaagcCTGAAGGGGTggaaaaataa